The Triticum aestivum cultivar Chinese Spring chromosome 6D, IWGSC CS RefSeq v2.1, whole genome shotgun sequence genomic sequence CCTGTCGCTGAGGCCTCCTCAGCCGCGACACCCCTGGCCGAGCCCTCGTCGCTGCCGTCTTCTTCTACCGGCGATACAATTCCGGGGCATGCTATGGTTACACGTCATCGTGATCGTACGCGCAAGGAGAAGTCTTACACTGATGGCACGGTTCGGTATGATTCTCGTCGCCGCGCCGGTTTCCCACCATGATGCCTTGGGTGAACCTGCCTGGTGTGCCGCCATGTctgaggaatttgctgctctcCGTCACACTAATACCTGGGTGTTGGTGCCTCGGCCACCTGGTGTCAATATTGTGGGCTGCAAGTGGATTTTCAAAACCAAGCATCGTCTGGATGGGTGTATTGATAAGCAGAAAGCTCGCCTTGTTGCTCGCGGTTTCACTCAACAGCACGGGATTGACTATGGAGATACTTTTAGTTCGGTGGTGAAGCCTGCCACGGTTCGCTTGGTTCTGTCTCTTGCTGTGTCTCGTGGTTGGAGCCTCTGACTTGATGTGAGCAATGCCTTTTTACATGGTTTCTTGGCCGAAGATGTTTATATGCAGCAGCCACCCGGGTTTGAGGATCCCACTTATCCCTCTCATGTCTGCAAACTTCAGAGGTCTATCTATGGTCTCAAACAGTCGCCCCGTGCCTGGTATGCTCGCTTGAGTCAGCGCCTTTCGCAGCTCGGTTTTGTTGCCTCCAGATCAGATGCGTCTCTGTTCATCTTCTCACAGGGTGCAATTCAGATATACATGCTGGTGTACGTCGATGATATTGTGATTGCTGGCTCTACCTCCGCCGTGGTGGATCGCCTTATGCAGTCATTGTCTGCTAGCTTTCCCGTCAAAGATTTGGGTCGCCTGGAGTACTTCCTTGGTTTGGAAGCGTCCTTTCATTCAGGGGACATGACCTTGATGCGGGAAAAGTATGCGTtcgatcttcttcatcgcgtcaacaTGGAGAACTCCAAGGCCACTTCCACTCCGCTTGCTACATCCGAGAGTCTCTCACGTCATAGTGGTGCACTACTGGGTACTGATGACTCCTTCCGGTATCGCAGTGTGGTTGGAGCACTTCAGTATTTAACCCTCACTCGTGCTGATATCTCCTTCGCGGTGAACAAAGTGTGTCAGTTCCTGTCTCAGCCTACGGAGGATCATTGGGAAGTAGTTAAGCGTATTCTGAGATATGTCAAAGGTACGCTAGACATGGGACTACGGATTGGTAAGTCCAAATTTACTTGAGTGAGTATATTcaccgatgcagactgggcaggctgTGTTGATCATAGGCGCTCCACTGGTGGCTTTGCTATATTTGTTGGACCCAATCTTGTATCTTGGAGCTCAAAGAAGCAACCCACAGTCTCGAGGTCATGCACCGAGGCAGAGTATAAGGCATTGGCCAATGGCGTGGCTAAAGCCATTTGGATAGACTCAGTTCTCACAGAACTTGGAGTCCCACGGCAGCGTACACCTATATTGTGGTGTGATAACTTAGGGGCAACCTACCTAACggctaatccagtgtttcatgctcggactaaacacattgagattaATTTCCATTTTGGGAGAGAACGAGTAGCTGCTTGTGAACTGGAAGTCAGGTTTATTTCTACAAATGAACAGTTAGCGGATGTATTTATTAAACCCGCTACTAGACAGATGCTAGACCGCTTTAGAACCAATTTGAATCTTATATGTAGTTCAGATTGAGGGGGCATGTAAAATAGGGTCTAGTATATTGTATTTGTACACGTGCCCGTATACGTATATAACTGTATTGTGATTATCTATGAGGCTGGATGTCAACCAcccacgcaaaaccctaaaccctaCGTCTAACTAGGGTGAGGAGCCATGGCGCACACAAATGGACGGGAGCACAAGGGAACAGAGCTTCAGGTTAAGAAGAGAGGACGCGGTGGGGATCACAGATCCGGCGAAGGTGGATGCAAGGGTGGCCGAAATGAGATCCCCCGTCGCGAGAGCGTTGGCATCCCGCAAGGAGTCAGAAAAAGGAACTTGCAGGCACGCTGGCTCTGTGTTTCATTTGAGCATCCAAACCAATCGTTAGCTAACTCATCCAGCAATTACCAGCATCTTTATTTTGTTGTTGTCGGGGAAAAGGCGTTCCCGGCATCCCAAAGAAAACAAAATTGCAATGAAACCCGGCCCTGGTTGAATCAGAAGCTATTTATGCAGTTGCAAATAACAACAGGTCGGACTACTTGTGCGATTTGATATTCGTCAAAATCTCAGCATAAGCATAGATATGCAGAAATATAACATCGGAAACTCCATGCTTGACACAACATGGAAGGTAATCAAACCCGCCAGCAGATGCACTCGCACTGAATTGCAAACAAGATCAATTGACAAGCGAGAACAACGCATTGTAAGTACTGATTTATTGAAGCAACCCAGTGTGCCTTCAACTTTCATGCCAGAATGTTTATCAGCGGAGAATAGAATATTCGTAGCGTGGTCATCAGCGGCCCGTTTCTCCATCTCCAGCCACCAAATCGAAACCTGCGGAGCAAGTAATAACATCATCAGTCAAAGAAACTTTGTAGCTTTCATTCAGGCAAAGCTGATGGAGGTATTCTCATAATTTCTGTATGACCAAAACAGTAATCATTAGCTTCACAATGGTGGAAATCGTGCCAAAAGCTCCAAAGAACCAACATTATCAGACAGAACCAACATCTCAAACAGAGAACAACGATAGGTAGTTTGTATTGTGGTTAGTACCCTTTCAACTTCAAATATGAGAtgcactccctccgtcccgaattactttTCGCACAAAtggatagaaatggatgtatcaagAACTTAAAATACGTCTAGACACATCAATTTCCGCGTcaagtaattccggatggagggagtatttggcaACACAAGTCTGAGTAGAGGCTGAAAGAACAGTGAGCATACGAGGGGCTCATGGAGTACGAACATCTAGATAGCTCATAGGCATACTTCAAAAAATGTACCGGCTAGCTAGTCACTAACAGATCGAATTTGATCAAATTCATGCAGTACAAGCCTCAAGAAAGGGGCAGTGCATCATTTAATACTTTGATCGAATTTGACCCAAAATAACTGCATTGTTTTTACTCTGCACAGCATCAAAGAGTAGTACTTTCACCACTACTTTGATAATAATAGACTAGTAAAAATATAACATGTTAGGGATGTAGACAATTTTTATCATGAAACTAGTCATGCCATTTTGATCCTGAGTCCAATATGATTTATTAAAGGTACATGGTGGTCCAAGTTGAAGAAACTATACTGCACACAAAGCATAGCTGCACAAAGTTTGTACAAGCTAAATTATATTAGTGGCTAATGATCAGTTACACAATGTTCAAGAAAGCGGTAAGCGTAAGCGGAGCGGAAGGCCACAGCTTAGAGCAATGGCCAATTAAGCACAGCTTAACCGGGATTAAGCTTTTTTTAATTGGCCAGAATTTGGCTGTTTTTGAATAATATGCACAAAGAAAACAGGAAATATAGCACATAGGTAACTGAAAATCTGAAATAGCATACAAGCTTGAGGTTCAGTGGTTCACACACCACAATAAATAGCCAAATAACACATAAGGACAAGGTTCAGTGGTTCACACAGCAAGCATAAATGCATAATATTGTCTTAGAGCATATAAGATAAATGGCAGCTGCAGGAAAGCAGCAGCAGCCAAACAGCAGCCCCAGCCCAGCCCAAGCAGTAGTTCAGATCCAGTCTGGGGACGAGGAGGAAGAATGCATGGAGCTGAGTTGGATGCAGAACAGGAACAGCCGCCACTGGAGCTCTCTTCTCCCCCCTCCCCTTCTAACCTAGTAAACCCTAGCCGAACAGGCCAGTATTGGGCCAGGCCTTTGTACCCCCCTTTTACCTCCAGCCCGTGGCCCATTCCTCGCTTTTTGAACGCTTACGCGCGCTCAGCAACCGCTTAGCCAGCGCTCAGCGCTAAAGCGGCCGCTAAATCCCGATTTTTTTTCACTTAACCTAAAACTTCCGCCTAGGGCAGAAGCGAAGCGTTTAGCTGTGGCTTAGCACTTAAGCACACTTAAGCGGCGCCTAAAAACACTTTCTTGAACATTGCAGTTACATATATAAGCAAGTTTGATGGCAGCAAAACAAGCTGAGAAAATGATTAACCAAACAGCCTAGAACTGGAATGATCATCCATAAAACTACAACAACTGCAAGCAAAACGATATACAGAGGTATAAGATTCAACAAGAGATTTTAAAAAGGCACTCCTCATGTACTGTGACAATTGTCAGTTCACTAGGTATGAGGAGGAATGTGAAATGACAATTCTATAGTTCCGTATAAAGGAAATTTGAAAACAAATGCTCAGGTATTGTTAGTTCTCAATTACTTGTTCAGACGGGACATCATGCAAATCACATTAGGACTTGATAGAGCTATAGCCACAGTAAAAAAATTTAAAGGTGATGCAACAATGAGTAAAACTGTACAAGTAATATGGAAATATATCCCTGAAGCACGAACATGTGCATTGGTCATTGAAGGGCTGGAGGGAGAAGAGTTGACACCACAAGAAGAAACTTGTGGAGTACTACAGACTAAGGAGAAGGTAAACCAAAAGGAAAACTAAGGAGGAGGTAAACCAAAAGGAAAGACACTGGAAGCAAGGGAGGGCAAACAAAAGAGCACATCCAATGGATAGGGGCATAGGGCGCATAACATCAGTAGATAAAACAAGCAAAATGTTATTAGTGATGAAAGCAGTTTCTAAGATGCGATTTTGATTTCGATACAAACTATAGAGGTCCAGGTGGCAAAAATTGAAGAAACTAGACTGTAGTGGACAAAGCATAGCTACAGACAGATTGGACTTTTTACCAGTGGAATGACGTGTAGCTAATGGTCAATTATATCTATATATGCATGATGCAAATTTAGTGGACAACAAGGGAAACAGCTTAACACTAGAATGATTGTCCATAAACTACAATAACTGCAGGCAAAACGATAGACAACATTACAAGATTCAATGAAGCAGTACTCTACAACTATTGTGACAAACTGACAATCATTAGTTCACTAGGTATCACAATGATCCAACATAAGAAGCAATGTGAAATGTCATAGCTATAATAAGACTATAAAATAAAGTAAGTCTAAAACCAAATGGTCAGCAATTGTTATGATCAATTACTTGCGTAGACAGGACCAACATGCAAGTTACACTACGACTTTATAGAGTCTTAACCACATAATAAAGTTTAAGGCAACGTAGTAACGAGTAAATGTTAAACAGAAATATGCCATCGAAGCGCAGTAAAGTGTAAGCAGTTCATTTGCTATCACTTAGCATGATGGCACTCTCATCTCTGAGCAGGCACGAGTACATGCACAAATAGAGAATGGGGAAGGCTCCTACTTAACCAAACCACGAGTAATTGGAGGAGCGATAGGAAGAAGAACCCACACTACCAGAAGGAACTGGGGGAGTACTAAGGAAGAGGTAACTGAAAGCTAGGCACTTGGAGCGAGAAGGCAAGCAAAAAAAGCACATCCAGTAGAGAGAGGGAGCGGTAAAACATCGGAATGCatgaggaagataacagagaggtgaTGGGGAAGGGATGAGGAAGCAGGGCCTACAGAAAAGATTCAAGATGCAGCCTACCATCAAAGCATAAGACGTGCCTATGTGGGCAACAGCTAAGAAATTTGGTACTTGAGAAATGGCAGTAAAAAGATAGCAGTACATATCTTGAAGAAACATATCTAATACCTCAACATACATGCCGAATACAAGCTTACCTGCTCAACCAGTGCATCATATATCTAACAGACAATCTTCTTAAGCGTTTTGCGTGGAACATCAGCTGCATCAGGGTGACCGCCATTACCTGTTTTTGCAAGCATCAGAAGTCAAACAACCAAAATGGCATACCGACAAAAAGCCAAATAGACACGAGGAGACATCTACGAGATATTTACAAAAACTCATAGTTCCCGTTTTGATACAGCACTAGGGATAGACAGGGAAAAAATAAACCACACATACCTTCAAATTTAAAGAATAGTCCGACAGAAGTATATACTGATGAATATCATAAAAATGAAAAACAAGCACTCAGACTATTTAGCTGGTCAAATAGACAATTTATCCAGAATTATTAAGCTTGTTCCATGCCATATCGGGAAAAAAATATAATCAGACTAATCCTAGCAAAAAAGTGATCCTAAGTCCTAGCTACTCAGATTTAAATTATGTTTAAATATATTCAGCATTAATGATGAAACGGACTCAATTTATAAGTTTTCCCTGGTACATAACTACATATGGACTTGGTACTTGTAAATTTCGAACAAATTTGACATTATGGATTTAAGTTAATTAGCATGATCAGCATGGATAACAATGCCGTGTGAAAATATTACTCTTACCTGTAGTGCAGACACTTTCGAATGCATGATATTGAGAACCTACATTGTGAAGTTTCTTGACCTCTAATGGCTCAAACTGGACCGTGTAGAGGGAGGAAGGTGTAGACAAGACCACCACATGATTATACTCAGCAAACCCTTCTATGAATATGTGCCCCGCCTCCTTCTGTGGATTCAAGGAGAGAAGATTGTCCAATTCAATAGTTGTTCCCAGCACCCATGAGGTATCACCATCATGCTGGCTGTTCCTCCTCCAGAAGTGTGCGTTGCAGCCTGACAACGTGAGTAAACCAAGTCCACGACCCCTTTCTGTTATCACACAGATCTCATGGTCTTTGGTGTGGTGCAGGTCTGGCACACGTTCCACGCTTAGGCTCTCCCTCTCCACGTCAAATTCAAGGATACTGCTTGGACAAGGAGCGTGGCTGAAGGCCTCAGTTAGGCTCGTCGGTCTGTCAGAGAGAAGCCAGTAAAGGGAATCCCCAACCAGCAGGGAGTGCATCTTCGAAAAATTCATGGCAGGAGGGCTGCCCACAGAAGCTTTGGGTGGAAGCATGGTTGAGACGAGATTACCCCAATCACGGGTCTTGGACGAGTAGACGCAGGCGATTGCTCGTGAACCCTCAACGGCCACCAGGACAACCTTGAAGTCGTCGTCGACTCTCGCATCTCGAAGCACCGCTCCGTTGACCCGTGCAGACAGAGTCCGTGCTGGAGGGGGGTCGATGAAGTGGCGGACGCCGGTGACGGGGTCCCACACCAGGAACTGGTACTCCACGCCGAggacagggccggtcctgagattttgggggcccggggcgaaactaaaaTCCGGGGGCCCTTAACTAAAGCATCAAAATAATAGACTATAATGAAAATAGAAAACGATACGTGATGCAAACTCATGTTTATGTCATGCTTGAACTACAACTGTAGGAGTATATTATTTTAGGACCGGAACGACAAAAAACTCTAGAATAGTCCTAAAGAATTTGCATCCAAAATGCATAGTTGGATTCACATTTTTAGTTCTTGGAATGACTATGGCAAGACTATTAGTACAAATTAGAATATCTGGGAAATTAAATAGAGGAGCAAAATCCATGCAGCTGATGTGAAAAATATTCTTTCTTATATTCAAAAATTAAATACCttcatatttttaaataacaaatctGTGGTGCTGCGATATTGCAAAGTTACTCCCACCTAGCGAGTTGTGCAAATGATTAAATTAAGAGATAATTACAGATTGTGCCGTCATTGCTCAGCTCATATATAACCAACCGCCATGAGCAGCATCCAGAACCTGGTTCTTCCCTTGATCTATTTGATGATGAGATCTATACCAGGACCACCACATGAACATCAATATTAAACTGAAGAACTGACGATGTCGACCGGCCGGCAATACTCACCTCTACAGACGACACACAACAGCTCCGGTCCGCCGCTGATCTCCGGCGCGCACCCGTCGCTCCGTCCCTTGAGATCTGGGCTTCCTCCTTGAGCAAGCTTTGGTTCATCTGTCATAATCTGGGCGTGAGGAGGAGGAGCAAAGGCGGCGGCTGCTGCGTACATGATGGCGATGCATGCGTGGGTTTCTGGGTGGATCCCGCGAGTAGATGCGTGAGTGACGGCGATGTAAGTCACGCTGCATCACGAGAGCTGCTACTACTTGGGCTATGGGCCAGCCCTAATGATCTTTTTTACTGCACCCATGAAATTATAGGCCTAATGCAATACATAATTGGGGGCCCCTCCACagtgggggcccggggcggccgccccccctgccccccccctcagggccggacGGGGCTTGCCCGCTCCCCGCCTatactcccatccgtgctcccatcTGGTTCAACGGACGTGATTGTTTTATGTGAAGGCTCACGCCCCTTTCCTTCTCCTGCGTCTCTTTTCTTCGTCCCTTCCTCAGTCGTCGATCATGGCGTTCGCCTCGCGCGATCCCAAAAATCTCCAGCCGTCTCCTATCAATTTCGCAACCCATGGACGTAGCAATCGACCCCAAAATAAATTGACATAACAATAAAAAGTCAGATGTGCGCGGGCTAAGCTGGATGTGTAGCGATGTCTATATACATCTCGAGGATGTATGTCGAAGGTCTGGTAATGGCAGGGCGGCGCATAGACTCGGGTCTCGGGTCTAGCCGAGGCGGCTGAGAGAGCAAGGAACGCGATCATGTGGGCGCCATGGTGACGGCGCACAGTTTGAGCAGCGGGCTGTGCGCCACCAAGGACGGCTCGAACGTCGTACCTGCTCAGGCCGCATGGTCGGCGCCACCAGCGACCAGTCACCAGATCCCCAGCTGCTAGTTGACATATCCTCATCGCCTAAGTAGCAGTGTAGCACCCAGCACTCTGGTGAGAATTGAGATAGGAAAGATCGATCAATTGATCATTCGATCAACTGGTGTGTATATGAACGCTTGCCAGAGCTGATCACGAAAGCTGACATGAATAAAGGCTGATATCATATGGTATGCGTATACGACGGCCTGAGGGCACCACGGTGCAGTGCGGGTAGGGGCTAGGACATGCCATAGATGCTACTTAGCTAGTCCCGAGCGAGCGAAGGGCTGCGGACTGCACGCGTAATTTTACCGGCGCCGCTCTATCTTTTTCATGGCCACGGCATGCAAGGACCCCCTGCTGCAGTAGCACGAGGAACCCCTTCCGCCACAGCGTTCTGTGTTCTCATCGCCGGGCGACTCGGGACTAGCCGGCTGGAGATTTTTGGGACCGCGCGAGGCGGACGCCATGATCGACGACTGAGGAAGGGACGAAGAAAAGAGACgcatgagaaggaaaggggaggtgCAGACGTGGGCCTTCACATAAAACAATCATGTCCGTTGAACCAGATGGGAGCACGGATGGAAGTATAGGCGGGGAGCAGGCAAGCCCGgtccctcagggccggccctggccGAGGAAGATGAGCACGAGGCCATGGCGGCAGCTGAGCATCTGGCTGCCTTCCTTACCCTTCATGTTGAAGCGCTTGGTGGGGAAGCGATTGGGGGCGCCCATAAGCGACCCGAAGCCGAGGAGGCGGCGGACCTCGTCCGCAACGAAGAAACCGACGAGGGGAGGGTtggggcggtggtggaggcggaagCGGCGGAAGAAGTCGGGGTCGGAGATGAGGCGGCGCCAGCGCGTGCAGACGGCGGAGGCAAGGGGGAGGGAGGACGGAAGTGGAGAGAGGCGGAGGAGGAtcttgagcagatcttcctcttccagcgacagcggcggcggcgccggcgtcgacggcgggggaggcggcggcccGTCATCTCAATCTCCTGACGCCTCATGCGGGGAAGGGGAATGGAAATGGTGTGGACTGGAGTCTGACTCTGGTCGAAGGCCACGATGTGTGTGAGTGAGTGAAGTGGATCGATCCTGAATGCGAGATTGAAGCCCAGGACGCGAAATGGATCGGCCCATATACTGGTAGTTAGGTTTTTACCATGAGACTATAGTTTTTTTTTCAACACAATACAAGCGCAGATATTCACACACACTCAATCCCATGGACGCACGCACGCACATCTTGCCCTTATAAGCACCTCCGAGATATTGAGCCGGCACAACATTTGCGATCGAGGAAGTCGCCGCAGACGCATTTGTTGTCGGCGAAAACGTCTGCCACTAAACGCACATCGCGCGAAAGATCTGAAATAAATTCCGAAGAAGGCGACCACCAATATTAAGTCTAGAACTATAAACCCTGATAAGTAGGTTTCACCACAAGACTACAGTTCGCACCACGAGACTAAAGTTGTTCACTGAACAAAATAACATTCTCTTTCGAAACAAAAAAAAGTATCTATGaagattcatatatatatatatatatatatatatatagtcgcagAGTACATGCATTTTTTCACAAAATGTAACAAACAAAGACGACAACCTTTGCTCAAAGTAAATAATTAAGAAAACAATCATGCCTCCCATGTAATAATCGTTGATATCACCCTAGCTTGCCGCTCTAGGCTTCAACGGTCATGAATTCTACAATGTCTGCCTTGAAAACAAGAGATGTGAGACTACTTATTATCACTTTCTTAACATGAAAGGATGTGCACGGCATTCCAACAACAACTATTGAGAAATTAACTTTAGATGCCAGTGTAAAGTCATGTCCTTACATACACCATACACTTTCAAATGGATAATAGTAAGCAACACTTCTAGATCCAGGAAGCTTCTTGAACTGCAACGACTCGAGATGGAACGCGACGATGCCGATTTTTGTGTACAAGAACACCGCATTATTGTTCTCGGCAAACCCAATTACCTTAATAACGTGTTCAttcctatttggatccatgggaaTTTTCAGTAGTTTGTCCAGTTCAATAATTTTTTCCATCACCCATGAAGCAATACCATCATATTTGGTCTTCCTCTTCCATAATTGGGCGTTGAAGCCTGACAGGGAGAGGAAACCCAGCCCACCATCTTCTGCTTGCGTAATCGAGAACCGATCATTGCTCCCAGTCTCACTCCCAGCACCCACACACACCGGCAACCCTATCACAGCAAGGCTTTGCCTCTCCAAATCAAACTCGAGAATTCCAACCGAGCCCGCTCCCAGCAGCCAGTATAGGGAATTCCTAACCAACACAGCGGGTTCAAAGGATATACCGTTAAAACACCAGCCGGAAAAAGGGTCTGTAGTGTCCATTAGTGGCAACGATGTTGATGTTGAAACGAGATTGCTCCATACACCGGTCTCTGACGAGTAAACACTTGCGACCGCTCGTCTTTTGTCGCTGTTGCCTATCAAGACCACCTGGAAGTGGTCAAAATTTCCTGTAGCCCGAAGCACTGCTCCATTGAATCGGTTCCCTGTATCGATCCCCAGGGGAATGCCAGGGTCGTGCTGCTCACCAGTGACAGGATCCCACACCAGAATATGGTGCTTTAGCGGTTCGAAGTCTCGGACATGGACCAGTACGAGACCATGGCGGCATCCAAAGGTGGAGAAGTTTTGGTCGTCACGTTGAGGCTGCAAGGACAATCGCCCAGGTGGGATACGGTCTAGGTCCTTCAGAGTAGGTACGAAGGAGATGTCTGGAAGATGTCGGTTGTAGAAACCAATGATGGGAAGATTGCGGCGGTGGTAGCGACAGAAGCGGCGGGAGAAGCCTGGGTCCGTGACGAGGAGGCGCCATTGCCTACATACGGCGGAGGCACGAGGGAGGGACGACGGCTGCGGGGGCAGGCGAAGGAGGATCTCCAAGAGAAGGTCATCATCTTCGAGGGGCCCCACCACCGGCGAGCGGGGATGCCGGGGGATGCTACTACCCGTCTCACCCTCCTCACGCCTCATGCCGGATGCGGTGGAGTCTCGGCGAAGCAATAGCAGTAGAAGCCCAAAGTGAACGGCGAAGCAGTAGGGCACCTTCAACTTGAGATATTTTAGTGATCAAATATCCAT encodes the following:
- the LOC123140927 gene encoding uncharacterized protein, whose product is MRREEGETGSSIPRHPRSPVVGPLEDDDLLLEILLRLPPQPSSLPRASAVCRQWRLLVTDPGFSRRFCRYHRRNLPIIGFYNRHLPDISFVPTLKDLDRIPPGRLSLQPQRDDQNFSTFGCRHGLVLVHVRDFEPLKHHILVWDPVTGEQHDPGIPLGIDTGNRFNGAVLRATGNFDHFQVVLIGNSDKRRAVASVYSSETGVWSNLVSTSTSLPLMDTTDPFSGWCFNGLPVCVGAGSETGSNDRFSITQAEDGGLGFLSLSGFNAQLWKRKTKYDGIASWVMEKIIELDKLLKIPMDPNRNEHVIKVIGFAENNNAVFLYTKIGIVAFHLESLQFKKLPGSRSVAYYYPFESVWCM